Proteins found in one Pirellulales bacterium genomic segment:
- a CDS encoding ferritin-like domain-containing protein, translating into MADKQALIDGLNEDLNLELEAILRYVYHAASATGLLGHELREMAKADLAGELVHASFLADKIAALGGEPNINPRPPKKHKSAKDMLQEDVAAERAIAENYRRHIELAEALGEKGLVIKLEDILSDEVDHADELERLAR; encoded by the coding sequence ATGGCCGACAAGCAGGCGCTGATCGATGGCTTGAACGAAGATCTCAATCTGGAATTGGAAGCGATCTTGCGCTACGTATACCACGCGGCCAGCGCGACGGGCCTGTTGGGGCACGAGCTGCGCGAGATGGCCAAGGCGGATTTGGCCGGCGAGCTTGTGCACGCTTCGTTTTTGGCCGACAAAATCGCCGCGCTTGGCGGCGAGCCGAACATCAATCCCCGGCCGCCGAAGAAGCATAAATCGGCCAAGGATATGCTCCAAGAAGATGTCGCTGCCGAACGGGCGATCGCCGAAAACTACCGCCGCCATATCGAGCTGGCCGAAGCGCTCGGCGAAAAAGGCTTGGTAATCAAGCTCGAAGACATCCTCTCCGACGAAGTCGACCACGCCGACGAACTCGAGCGGCTGGCGCGTTGA
- a CDS encoding nucleotide pyrophosphatase/phosphodiesterase family protein, which produces MADHVVLLSVPGLRATDLAAMPNLSRLVAEGDRAALSPSFPCLTCPVQANMTTGKMPAQHGVVANGFYWPERHEVEMWTAWNDAILSPQIWDILHQHDSELRSAVWFPLLAKGAGADWICTPAPIHNPDGSESLWCYTQPTEMYGELRDALGHFPLQHFWGPLANIRSTAWIVDSAIHLARRERPNFFYIYLPHLDYAAQKSGPDSPAASQALVDLDEVLGRLFAAFQEIYSGSDRKEEPLWLVASEYTIWPVDHVTYPNRVLREAGLLAVKEQPDGEYLDIPGSTAWAMVDHQLSHVYIQGGAESIERVRKLFTGREGIAEVLLGEDLARYELNHERSGQIVLVSAANSWQAYYWWLDDRRAPPFARTVDIHRKPGYDPVELHFDPATKSIPLDATRVRGSHGAPVREAWQQGVLLTSQRGVLEGPPMADTDVFDLVLRQFGI; this is translated from the coding sequence ATGGCCGATCATGTCGTGTTGTTGAGCGTGCCGGGGCTGCGGGCAACAGATCTTGCGGCGATGCCGAATCTCAGCCGGCTCGTGGCGGAGGGGGATCGGGCCGCGCTCTCGCCGAGTTTTCCCTGCCTCACTTGTCCGGTGCAGGCGAACATGACAACCGGCAAAATGCCGGCGCAACATGGCGTCGTGGCCAACGGTTTTTATTGGCCCGAGCGGCATGAAGTCGAGATGTGGACGGCATGGAACGACGCTATTCTCTCGCCCCAGATTTGGGACATCCTGCATCAACACGACTCGGAGCTGCGCTCCGCCGTATGGTTCCCGCTGTTGGCCAAGGGGGCCGGGGCCGATTGGATTTGCACCCCCGCGCCGATCCACAATCCCGACGGCAGCGAATCGCTGTGGTGCTACACGCAGCCGACCGAGATGTATGGCGAATTGCGCGACGCGCTGGGCCATTTTCCGCTGCAGCATTTCTGGGGACCGCTGGCCAATATCCGCTCGACCGCTTGGATCGTCGATTCGGCGATTCACCTGGCCCGCCGCGAACGGCCAAATTTTTTCTACATCTATCTGCCGCATCTCGACTACGCCGCGCAGAAATCGGGGCCCGATAGTCCCGCGGCATCGCAAGCCCTCGTGGATCTCGACGAGGTGCTCGGCCGGCTATTTGCCGCGTTTCAGGAAATCTATTCCGGCTCGGATCGGAAGGAAGAGCCGCTCTGGCTCGTGGCCAGCGAATACACGATTTGGCCGGTGGATCATGTCACTTATCCGAATCGCGTGCTGCGCGAGGCGGGATTGCTCGCGGTGAAGGAGCAGCCCGACGGCGAATATCTCGACATCCCCGGCAGCACGGCCTGGGCAATGGTCGATCATCAACTGTCGCATGTCTATATCCAAGGGGGCGCAGAGAGTATCGAACGCGTCAGAAAACTGTTCACCGGGCGCGAAGGGATTGCCGAGGTGCTGCTGGGTGAAGACCTGGCCCGATACGAACTGAACCACGAACGGTCGGGGCAGATTGTGCTCGTGTCGGCGGCGAACAGTTGGCAGGCGTACTATTGGTGGCTCGACGACCGGCGGGCCCCGCCCTTCGCGCGCACCGTCGATATCCACCGCAAGCCGGGCTACGATCCGGTCGAATTGCATTTCGACCCGGCCACGAAGAGCATTCCCCTCGATGCGACGCGCGTGCGCGGTTCGCACGGCGCTCCGGTGCGTGAAGCATGGCAACAGGGAGTGTTGCTGACCTCGCAGCGCGGAGTGCTCGAAGGCCCCCCGATGGCCGACACCGATGTGTTCGACCTGGTGCTGCGGCAGTTTGGAATATAG
- a CDS encoding Gfo/Idh/MocA family oxidoreductase — MTVRIGLLGSGFLSTFYLQGLQNVAGWEIPVVASPSIEHARAFASQWKIPEATADVNGTIGRADLDLMLVAAPNYAHKDLVVRCARAGKHVVCTKPLGRNRHEAREMLEAVRAAGVLHGYGETEVFSPSVMKAREFVERGGIGKVLTVRSREAHAGPHSDWFWKKELSGGGAMLDMGCHTIEAARYLIGKEVPIVEVFAWTGRLLHHERTDAEDNAVLLMRFEGGQLGQAELSWTARGGLDLRNEVYGSEGAIFTDVTRETPIKVFSRSGVGYTVEKAESETGWLFPPVDEAWTYGYREEMRHFIECVVDGRPPRETFADGYIVNCVLDAAYRSAESKRWERIE; from the coding sequence ATGACCGTTCGCATCGGCCTGCTCGGCAGCGGATTTCTCAGCACGTTTTACTTGCAGGGCTTGCAGAACGTCGCCGGTTGGGAAATACCGGTCGTCGCGTCGCCGTCGATCGAGCATGCCCGGGCATTTGCGAGCCAGTGGAAGATCCCCGAGGCCACGGCAGACGTGAACGGTACGATCGGCCGCGCGGATCTCGATCTCATGCTTGTCGCGGCGCCGAATTATGCGCACAAGGATCTGGTCGTGCGCTGCGCGCGGGCCGGCAAGCACGTTGTGTGCACCAAGCCGTTGGGCCGCAATCGGCACGAAGCCCGCGAGATGCTCGAGGCCGTTCGGGCGGCCGGCGTGTTGCACGGCTACGGCGAAACCGAGGTGTTCAGCCCGTCGGTGATGAAGGCCCGCGAGTTTGTCGAGCGCGGCGGGATCGGCAAGGTGCTCACCGTGCGGTCGCGCGAAGCGCATGCGGGGCCGCATTCCGATTGGTTCTGGAAGAAAGAACTCAGCGGTGGCGGCGCGATGCTCGACATGGGCTGCCACACGATCGAAGCGGCCCGGTATTTGATCGGCAAGGAAGTGCCGATCGTCGAGGTGTTCGCGTGGACCGGCCGGCTGCTCCATCACGAGCGAACCGACGCTGAAGACAACGCCGTGCTGCTGATGCGGTTCGAAGGGGGCCAGTTGGGGCAGGCCGAATTGAGTTGGACAGCCCGCGGCGGGCTCGACTTGCGCAACGAAGTCTATGGCAGCGAAGGCGCGATCTTCACCGACGTGACGCGGGAGACGCCGATCAAAGTGTTTTCCCGCTCGGGCGTGGGCTACACGGTTGAAAAGGCCGAATCGGAGACTGGCTGGCTTTTTCCGCCGGTGGACGAAGCGTGGACGTACGGCTACCGCGAGGAAATGCGGCACTTCATCGAATGCGTCGTCGATGGCCGCCCTCCGCGCGAAACCTTCGCCGACGGCTACATCGTCAATTGCGTTCTCGATGCAGCCTACCGCTCGGCGGAATCAAAACGCTGGGAGAGGATAGAGTAG
- a CDS encoding cytochrome c biogenesis protein CcdA produces MIGRTRAKGFTLKRQTAFGFAIVLLAVGLWGCGPSGLGTNRAQAQSGGLGGLGNLQRADGLGDSLDDSAGDLAVHASILPPNGDRPAQLVIAVDIPPGWHTYSITQPEHGPNRTQIKLDRSDEYRAGKFTADPPPRSHIDDAFPGIPQEEHTGHVTWTAPLTFRQGVDLSQFKISGSVYAQRCSTGCLQPKDFNFTAVVVGAPKIVTTGPMASRPGATGRQPPIPATSRPAAEPVWTAGRYQAVGSDAIVQGSIEPAVVAPGSTIRVSLVVSPGRGAHVYALAARDAAAVGSGKPTLIAVQKLPHWIVDSARPDREPLEETTEAGRQSVYDKPVRWNVNIAVPQNASGTFPIDGIIGYQTCTATSCDFPKAARFKGQIMVGAAGLAQVDAAPLSFSPATYTEAAELAAGTLGLATARNAAHPAPEIAASSVLFGQLHPRIKGTEPTNVVSVIFLGFIGGLILNLMPCVLPVIGLKILAFVEQGGRNRARALVLNIWYSLGLLTVFMVLAVLAANLQWAWGQQFQSTTFDIVMCGIVFTMALSFLGVWEIPIPGFVGSGKSAKLAAKEGAAGAFAKGVLTTVLATPCSGPYLGAVFSYTLTQSPLLTYLVFASIGLGMASPYLLLGAYPSLLRFLPKPGAWMDTFKQLMGFVLLGTVVYLLSLLDQNLFLPVLTLLFGLWAGCWWIGRTPLTANFGRKMVAWGSGAGVAAAIGVFAFTVLIPRPALLGWQPYSTEGLEKLLAAKKTVMVDFTANWCPNCHLNSARAINTHRVEQIVQANGVVPLLADWSNPSPDIERMLKALHSKSIPVLAIFPADHPNEPFVLRDVVSQSEVLETLQEAGPSQTGLALLDRAPR; encoded by the coding sequence ATGATTGGTCGAACTCGTGCGAAGGGATTTACCTTGAAGCGACAAACGGCATTTGGCTTTGCGATCGTGTTGCTCGCGGTCGGTTTGTGGGGCTGCGGGCCCTCGGGGCTTGGCACAAATCGGGCTCAGGCCCAATCCGGCGGCCTGGGCGGCCTGGGCAACTTGCAACGCGCCGACGGGTTGGGAGATTCACTCGACGATTCCGCCGGCGACCTCGCCGTTCATGCCAGCATCTTGCCCCCCAACGGCGATCGGCCGGCACAACTCGTGATCGCGGTTGATATTCCGCCCGGCTGGCATACTTACTCGATCACGCAGCCCGAACATGGCCCGAACCGCACGCAAATCAAGCTCGACCGATCCGACGAATACAGGGCCGGCAAATTCACGGCCGATCCGCCGCCCAGGTCGCACATCGACGATGCCTTCCCGGGCATTCCACAGGAAGAGCACACTGGGCATGTCACGTGGACGGCCCCGCTGACATTTCGGCAAGGTGTCGATCTGTCGCAATTCAAAATCTCGGGCTCGGTGTACGCGCAGCGCTGCTCGACCGGATGCTTGCAGCCGAAGGACTTTAATTTTACGGCGGTCGTCGTCGGAGCGCCGAAGATCGTGACTACCGGGCCGATGGCTTCTCGGCCAGGGGCCACCGGGCGACAGCCCCCGATTCCGGCGACATCCCGGCCGGCAGCGGAACCCGTCTGGACGGCGGGTCGGTATCAGGCGGTCGGAAGCGATGCGATCGTGCAGGGCTCGATCGAGCCTGCGGTGGTCGCGCCGGGGAGCACGATCCGTGTCTCGCTCGTCGTTTCGCCTGGCCGCGGAGCGCACGTGTATGCGCTGGCCGCTCGCGACGCCGCAGCGGTCGGCAGCGGCAAGCCGACGCTGATTGCAGTACAAAAGCTCCCACATTGGATAGTGGATTCCGCGCGGCCCGATCGCGAGCCGCTGGAGGAAACGACGGAAGCCGGGCGGCAGAGCGTTTACGACAAGCCGGTTCGCTGGAACGTGAATATCGCCGTTCCGCAGAACGCCTCGGGGACATTCCCGATCGACGGAATTATCGGCTATCAGACCTGCACTGCGACGAGTTGCGACTTCCCGAAAGCCGCCCGATTCAAAGGCCAGATCATGGTCGGGGCGGCCGGGTTGGCTCAGGTCGACGCGGCGCCGCTTTCCTTTTCTCCGGCAACTTACACCGAGGCGGCCGAGCTGGCTGCCGGCACTCTGGGCCTTGCGACGGCCCGCAACGCGGCGCACCCGGCGCCGGAGATCGCGGCGTCGTCGGTGCTGTTCGGCCAATTGCACCCGCGCATCAAGGGCACCGAGCCGACCAACGTTGTCTCGGTGATCTTCCTTGGATTCATCGGCGGATTGATTTTGAATCTGATGCCCTGCGTGCTGCCGGTCATCGGGTTGAAAATTCTGGCGTTCGTCGAGCAAGGAGGGCGGAACCGAGCTCGCGCGCTCGTGCTCAATATCTGGTATTCGCTCGGGCTCTTGACCGTGTTCATGGTCCTTGCGGTGCTGGCGGCGAATCTGCAATGGGCCTGGGGGCAGCAGTTCCAATCCACGACATTCGACATCGTGATGTGCGGCATCGTGTTTACGATGGCACTGAGCTTTCTCGGCGTGTGGGAGATTCCGATCCCGGGCTTCGTGGGTTCGGGCAAGTCGGCGAAATTGGCGGCGAAGGAAGGAGCGGCGGGCGCCTTCGCCAAGGGCGTGCTCACCACCGTATTGGCCACACCGTGCAGCGGCCCCTATCTAGGCGCCGTGTTCAGCTACACGCTGACGCAATCGCCGCTGCTGACCTATCTGGTATTTGCGTCGATCGGCCTGGGAATGGCATCGCCGTATTTGCTGCTCGGGGCGTATCCATCCCTGTTGCGATTCTTGCCCAAGCCGGGCGCTTGGATGGACACGTTCAAGCAGTTAATGGGCTTCGTGCTGTTGGGCACGGTCGTGTATCTGTTGTCGCTCTTGGATCAGAACCTGTTTTTGCCGGTGCTGACGCTGCTATTCGGGCTGTGGGCCGGCTGCTGGTGGATCGGCCGCACACCGCTGACGGCGAATTTCGGCCGCAAAATGGTGGCATGGGGCAGCGGCGCGGGGGTGGCTGCGGCAATCGGCGTGTTCGCCTTCACCGTGCTGATTCCCCGGCCGGCCCTGTTGGGTTGGCAGCCTTATTCGACGGAAGGGCTTGAAAAACTGCTCGCGGCGAAAAAAACCGTGATGGTGGATTTCACGGCCAATTGGTGCCCGAATTGCCATTTGAATTCGGCCCGGGCGATCAACACCCATCGCGTCGAGCAGATCGTGCAGGCAAACGGCGTCGTGCCGCTGCTGGCCGATTGGAGCAATCCATCGCCCGACATCGAGCGAATGCTCAAGGCGCTGCATAGCAAGTCGATTCCGGTGTTGGCGATTTTTCCCGCCGACCATCCGAACGAGCCGTTTGTGCTGCGCGACGTGGTAAGCCAATCGGAAGTCTTGGAAACGCTTCAAGAAGCCGGCCCCTCGCAAACCGGCCTGGCGTTGCTCGACCGCGCGCCGCGCTAA
- a CDS encoding BBP7 family outer membrane beta-barrel protein, whose product MKVSQLAMAAAMLALFTVGAQAQGPGSYPPGNQGYGGQGYAAQNYATQVYGQQGYAMQGNPGMQGYPMMQGGYPAMQGYPAGQAQYGQMQMDPAQAQLYGPGPGEQGGPLPMGGGPGCDQCGGGCAPPAQCFNDQLTHWAYFDAEVFYARRTMGLVSQPVIETTTGTVLQNTTSSPEFKYEPGVKMTAGYMFPQAFALETTFEGQNYWTSRSGATGAADLTIPGALGTVLTDLGSAAGGTSAITTSYTSRFDSTEFNFVRPYANIQFLAGVRYIEVNDKYDINGASSAVSASDYTINSHNHLLGPQLGVRGQWQISRLQFDIESKAGVFANSAAQHQTVNDADNTVTLVSAGSSNTELSFAGEVSAYMTYPVFSFLTAKLGYTGLWISDLALAPNQVDFTNTAATGTALNAHESVIIHGFNAGVEARW is encoded by the coding sequence ATGAAGGTTTCGCAGTTGGCCATGGCGGCAGCCATGTTGGCCCTTTTCACCGTTGGCGCGCAGGCCCAAGGGCCCGGCAGCTATCCGCCCGGCAACCAGGGTTATGGCGGCCAGGGCTATGCGGCGCAAAACTATGCGACGCAAGTTTACGGACAGCAAGGCTACGCGATGCAGGGCAACCCGGGAATGCAAGGCTATCCGATGATGCAAGGCGGCTATCCCGCCATGCAAGGCTACCCGGCGGGCCAAGCGCAATATGGCCAAATGCAAATGGATCCCGCTCAGGCACAACTCTACGGCCCCGGTCCCGGCGAGCAAGGCGGCCCGCTGCCAATGGGGGGCGGACCCGGCTGCGATCAATGTGGCGGCGGATGCGCCCCGCCCGCGCAATGCTTCAACGATCAACTGACGCACTGGGCCTATTTCGACGCCGAAGTGTTTTATGCCCGGCGCACGATGGGCCTCGTCTCACAGCCGGTGATCGAAACCACCACCGGCACCGTGCTGCAAAACACGACCAGCTCGCCCGAGTTCAAATACGAACCGGGGGTGAAGATGACCGCCGGCTATATGTTTCCCCAAGCGTTCGCCTTGGAAACCACGTTCGAGGGGCAAAACTATTGGACCAGCCGCTCGGGAGCGACCGGCGCCGCCGATCTGACGATCCCCGGGGCGCTGGGCACCGTGCTGACCGATTTGGGCAGTGCCGCGGGCGGCACCAGCGCGATCACGACCAGCTACACCAGCCGTTTCGACAGCACGGAATTCAACTTCGTTCGCCCGTATGCCAACATCCAATTTCTAGCCGGCGTCCGCTATATCGAAGTCAACGACAAATACGACATCAACGGCGCTTCGAGCGCGGTATCCGCGAGCGACTACACCATCAATTCGCACAACCACCTGTTGGGCCCGCAACTCGGTGTTCGCGGCCAATGGCAGATCAGCCGATTGCAATTCGACATCGAATCCAAGGCCGGTGTGTTCGCGAACTCCGCGGCCCAGCACCAGACCGTCAACGATGCCGACAACACGGTGACTCTCGTTTCGGCGGGGAGCTCGAACACCGAACTGTCGTTCGCCGGTGAAGTGTCGGCCTACATGACCTACCCGGTGTTTTCGTTCCTCACGGCAAAACTCGGCTATACGGGCCTGTGGATCAGCGACTTGGCCCTGGCGCCTAATCAAGTCGATTTCACGAACACGGCCGCGACCGGAACCGCGCTCAACGCCCACGAAAGCGTGATCATCCACGGCTTCAACGCTGGCGTGGAGGCAAGATGGTAG
- a CDS encoding thioesterase family protein, giving the protein MLLQHDLQIRVRYQETDAMGRLHHANYATYFELGRTELLRAAGYSYKQVEELGLYLVVSEISCKYLRPASYDDLLTLRTTTLSARGARIEHEYHLYRGTELLATGRSKIACVDREGNVRRLPDWLQRPA; this is encoded by the coding sequence ATGCTTCTGCAACACGATTTGCAAATCCGCGTTCGCTATCAGGAGACCGATGCCATGGGCCGGCTCCATCATGCCAACTACGCGACGTATTTCGAACTCGGCCGAACCGAATTGTTGCGTGCCGCCGGCTATAGCTACAAGCAAGTCGAAGAGCTCGGGCTGTATCTGGTCGTCTCCGAGATTTCCTGCAAATATCTGCGGCCGGCCAGCTACGACGACCTGCTGACGCTGCGCACCACCACGCTCTCGGCGCGCGGGGCGCGGATCGAGCATGAATATCATCTCTACCGCGGCACGGAACTGCTGGCCACGGGACGCAGCAAGATTGCATGCGTCGATCGCGAGGGGAATGTGAGGCGATTGCCCGATTGGCTGCAACGGCCGGCGTGA